From the genome of Cytobacillus firmus, one region includes:
- a CDS encoding DUF3231 family protein: protein MPGGNYEDKLTAAEHATLWSQYVNDSLAVCILRHFLNHVKDKEIRKVLEFALKLSESHIKKINGFLSKENQPIPIGFTDKDVNVNAPLLFTDIFMGMYIHIMAIHGGTRYSGALSNATRADIRKYMKQVIDETMELFDRSADVLIEKGVMVKPPILNNQHEIDFVGKQSYLTGWFGKRRPVNAIEISGIYLNMQKIMMKVVLELGFGQVAQHKEVQKYMERSRQLCRKHLEILSGILTQSNLNIPRTFEAEVTDSTTPPFSDKLMMYHISTLLSASIGFYGEAMAMSQRRDIAANYARMIAEIGLLAEDGMNLLIEQGWFEMPPMAADHENLSKKKF, encoded by the coding sequence ATGCCTGGCGGAAATTATGAAGACAAGCTTACTGCAGCCGAACACGCAACCCTTTGGTCACAATATGTGAATGACAGCCTTGCTGTTTGTATCCTGCGGCATTTTTTGAACCATGTAAAGGACAAAGAGATCCGCAAAGTACTTGAATTTGCCCTCAAATTATCAGAAAGCCACATAAAAAAAATTAATGGGTTTTTATCAAAAGAGAATCAGCCAATTCCAATTGGTTTCACTGACAAAGATGTTAATGTGAATGCACCGTTATTATTTACTGATATTTTTATGGGGATGTACATACACATTATGGCAATACATGGGGGGACAAGATATTCAGGTGCCTTAAGCAATGCTACGCGGGCAGACATTAGGAAGTATATGAAGCAGGTTATAGATGAAACGATGGAATTATTTGATCGTTCTGCTGATGTTTTAATTGAGAAAGGGGTAATGGTCAAACCGCCGATATTAAACAACCAGCACGAAATTGACTTTGTAGGGAAACAGAGTTACTTAACTGGATGGTTCGGGAAGCGGAGACCTGTAAATGCGATTGAAATCAGCGGGATCTATCTGAATATGCAAAAAATAATGATGAAGGTTGTTTTAGAACTTGGATTTGGACAAGTAGCTCAACATAAAGAGGTTCAAAAGTATATGGAAAGAAGCAGACAATTATGCCGCAAACATCTTGAAATTTTATCAGGGATATTAACGCAGTCGAATCTGAATATCCCCAGGACATTTGAGGCAGAAGTAACGGATTCTACCACTCCTCCCTTTTCTGATAAACTTATGATGTATCATATCTCAACCCTTCTATCTGCTTCTATCGGCTTCTATGGGGAAGCGATGGCCATGTCGCAGCGAAGGGATATTGCAGCAAACTATGCACGGATGATTGCTGAGATTGGACTGCTGGCAGAAGATGGGATGAATCTCTTAATAGAACAAGGCTGGTTCGAAATGCCGCCTATGGCTGCTGATCATGAAAATTTGTCAAAGAAAAAGTTTTGA
- a CDS encoding TraB/GumN family protein — translation MSEENITRIHLDGKEYILIGTAHVSKHSAEQVKEVIEAEQPDSVCVELDEQRYQSITEGNKWKEMDIIQVIKEKKASLLLMNLAISSFQNRMADQFGIKAGQEMIQGIESAKETGANLVLADRNIQITFARIWGNLGLKGKSLLLSQVIASIFSKDTITEEELEKMKNQDTINAILNEFTDSFPRLKKPLIDERDQYLAQKIKDAPGEKIVAVLGAAHVPGIKEEIKKEQDMAKLTERPPKSNVPKIIGWSIPVFILAIIAYTFFANPSAGLAQTISWIIWNGSLSALGAAIAMGHPLTILTAFVAAPITSLNPLLAAGWFAGLTQAYMRRPNVRDFETLTEDVFSVKGFWRNKVSRILLIVVLSNLGSSLGTFIGGADVIRVFFENL, via the coding sequence ATGTCAGAGGAAAACATAACAAGGATTCATTTAGACGGCAAGGAATACATACTGATCGGAACAGCACACGTGTCAAAGCACAGTGCAGAACAGGTGAAGGAAGTCATTGAGGCTGAACAGCCTGACTCTGTTTGTGTCGAATTGGATGAACAGAGATATCAGTCGATTACAGAAGGCAACAAGTGGAAAGAAATGGATATCATCCAGGTGATCAAGGAAAAGAAAGCATCACTGCTTTTAATGAATCTGGCGATTTCTTCCTTTCAAAACCGTATGGCTGACCAATTTGGCATTAAGGCAGGCCAGGAAATGATCCAGGGGATTGAGTCAGCCAAGGAAACAGGGGCAAATCTCGTTCTGGCTGACCGCAATATACAAATTACCTTTGCAAGGATATGGGGCAACCTTGGATTAAAAGGAAAATCACTGCTTCTCAGTCAGGTAATAGCAAGTATTTTCAGTAAAGATACCATAACAGAAGAAGAACTTGAAAAAATGAAGAATCAGGATACAATAAATGCGATTCTAAATGAATTTACCGATAGTTTTCCGCGATTAAAAAAACCACTCATTGACGAGCGGGATCAATACCTTGCGCAGAAAATTAAAGATGCACCAGGAGAAAAAATTGTTGCGGTGCTGGGGGCGGCCCATGTACCTGGGATCAAAGAGGAAATCAAAAAAGAACAGGATATGGCCAAATTGACTGAGCGTCCTCCAAAATCCAATGTTCCAAAGATCATTGGCTGGAGTATTCCGGTGTTCATTTTAGCTATTATCGCCTATACCTTCTTCGCAAATCCATCTGCGGGTCTTGCGCAGACGATCAGCTGGATAATCTGGAATGGGTCATTGTCAGCACTGGGGGCTGCCATAGCAATGGGGCATCCGCTGACCATTTTAACAGCCTTTGTTGCAGCACCCATTACGTCCCTGAATCCCCTTCTTGCAGCAGGCTGGTTTGCCGGACTGACACAAGCATATATGAGACGCCCCAACGTAAGAGATTTTGAGACTTTAACTGAAGATGTATTCAGTGTTAAGGGATTTTGGAGAAACAAAGTGAGCCGTATTTTATTGATTGTTGTCCTATCCAATTTGGGCAGCTCACTCGGAACCTTTATTGGGGGAGCAGATGTAATCAGAGTGTTTTTTGAAAATTTATAA
- a CDS encoding metal-dependent hydrolase, with product MNGTAHAAIGAAAGYVAANTVHASPSTTLLLVGLGSVSGLVPDLDIDGKLRDRLTLSHEVVQTVAQIIGILMIIYSFYEGSPKEKWLGMAIGISMTAISAKIRQKHMLTITGIGVLAGGVILQELWLILFGIYILIASFVSHRSYTHSLLGVIFFAFISSRLEISLGIEGVYYTCLAGYISHLIADLKILPFNKRGVKLFLPLSSKEI from the coding sequence TTGAATGGTACCGCCCATGCAGCAATTGGAGCAGCAGCAGGATACGTGGCAGCGAACACTGTTCATGCCAGCCCCTCCACAACCCTTTTATTAGTCGGTCTCGGGAGTGTTTCAGGATTAGTACCTGATCTTGATATTGATGGGAAGCTTCGTGACCGTCTTACACTATCACATGAAGTCGTTCAGACCGTTGCCCAAATCATTGGAATTTTAATGATTATTTATAGTTTTTATGAGGGCTCCCCTAAAGAGAAATGGCTTGGAATGGCTATAGGAATCAGTATGACCGCCATTTCTGCGAAAATCAGGCAAAAACATATGCTGACTATTACGGGAATTGGTGTCCTGGCAGGTGGCGTCATTCTGCAGGAACTTTGGCTCATATTATTTGGGATTTATATATTGATAGCTTCCTTTGTTTCCCACCGCAGTTATACTCATTCCCTGCTGGGGGTTATTTTTTTCGCATTCATTTCTTCAAGACTTGAAATATCCCTTGGCATAGAAGGAGTCTATTATACCTGCCTTGCCGGTTACATAAGCCATTTGATTGCGGATTTAAAAATCCTGCCCTTTAATAAGAGAGGGGTAAAGCTCTTTCTTCCCCTTTCATCGAAAGAGATTTAA